One region of Streptomyces davaonensis JCM 4913 genomic DNA includes:
- a CDS encoding glucosyl-3-phosphoglycerate synthase yields the protein MLNEVERWLTTRSWSVTDRPLHQILAAKQRTGQTVSVVLPALNEEETVGDIVAVIRHDLMQQVPLVDEIVVVDSGSTDRTSEVAAAAGATVVHRDAILPRIPAVPGKGEVLWRSLLVTRGDIVCFIDADLKEFSSDFVSGIVGPLLTDPGVDLVKAMYDRPLGGAAGQGGRVTELMARPLLNMHWPQLAGFVQPLGGEYAARRSLLEQLPFPVGYGVELGMLIDALHLVGLDALAQVDVGVRKHRHQDGQALGRMSAAIYRTAQLRLARGHLVRPALTQFERGEDGFEPRTYSVDTEERPPMAEISEYASRKVA from the coding sequence GTGCTGAACGAAGTCGAGCGCTGGCTGACCACCCGCTCCTGGTCGGTGACCGACCGACCGCTCCACCAGATCCTGGCGGCCAAGCAGCGCACCGGCCAGACGGTCTCCGTCGTGCTGCCCGCGCTCAACGAGGAGGAGACGGTCGGGGACATCGTCGCGGTGATCCGGCACGACCTGATGCAGCAGGTGCCGCTGGTCGACGAGATCGTGGTCGTCGACTCCGGTTCCACCGACCGGACCTCCGAGGTCGCCGCCGCGGCCGGGGCGACGGTGGTGCACCGGGACGCGATCCTGCCGCGGATCCCTGCGGTGCCCGGCAAGGGCGAGGTGCTGTGGCGCTCGCTGCTGGTCACCCGGGGCGACATCGTCTGTTTCATCGACGCGGACCTGAAGGAGTTCTCCTCGGACTTCGTCTCCGGCATCGTCGGCCCGCTGCTCACCGACCCCGGGGTGGACCTGGTCAAGGCGATGTACGACCGTCCGCTCGGCGGGGCGGCCGGGCAGGGCGGCCGGGTCACCGAGCTGATGGCCCGCCCGCTGCTGAACATGCACTGGCCGCAGCTGGCCGGGTTCGTCCAGCCGCTCGGCGGGGAGTACGCGGCCCGCCGCTCCCTGCTGGAACAGCTCCCCTTCCCGGTCGGCTACGGCGTGGAGCTCGGCATGCTGATCGACGCGCTGCACCTGGTGGGCCTGGACGCGCTGGCCCAGGTGGACGTGGGGGTGCGCAAGCACCGGCACCAGGACGGGCAGGCGCTCGGCCGGATGTCCGCCGCGATCTACCGCACGGCCCAGCTCCGGCTGGCCCGCGGGCATCTGGTCCGCCCCGCGCTGACCCAGTTCGAGCGCGGCGAGGACGGTTTCGAGCCGCGGACGTACTCGGTGGACACCGAGGAGCGGCCGCCGATGGCGGAGATCTCGGAGTACGCCTCCCGCAAGGTGGCGTAA
- the thrC gene encoding threonine synthase: MAVQTVANTGNPTIDLGPAAALSCRECGHRVPLGPVFACEECFGPLEIAYDFSAYDTEELRKRIEAGPANIWRYAPLLPVPADVADKPNINPGWTQLVKADNLARELGVTGGLYVKDDSGNPTHSFKDRVVAQAIEAARAFGFTTLSCSSTGNLAGAVGAAAARAGFRSCVFIPHDLEQGKVVMAAVYGGELVGIEGNYDDVNRFCSELIGDPAGEGWGFVNVNLRPYYAEGSKTLAYEICEQLGWQLPDQLVVPIASGSQLTKIDKGLQELIKLGLVEDKPYKIFGAQAEGCSPVSVAFKEGHDVVRPQKPNTIAKSLAIGNPADGPYVLDIARRTGGAVEDVTDEQVVDAIKLLARTEGIFAETAGGVTVGVTKKLIENGVLDPTKTTVVLNTGDGLKTLDAVAGTGLTATIRPSLDSFREAGLV; the protein is encoded by the coding sequence ATGGCTGTGCAGACTGTCGCAAACACCGGAAATCCCACCATCGACCTGGGTCCCGCCGCCGCCCTGAGCTGCCGCGAATGCGGTCACCGCGTGCCTCTCGGCCCGGTCTTCGCGTGCGAGGAGTGTTTCGGCCCGCTGGAGATCGCCTACGACTTCTCGGCCTACGACACCGAGGAACTCCGTAAGCGCATCGAAGCGGGTCCCGCGAACATCTGGCGGTACGCGCCGCTGCTGCCCGTCCCCGCGGACGTGGCCGACAAGCCCAACATCAACCCCGGCTGGACCCAGCTCGTCAAGGCCGACAACCTGGCCCGCGAGCTCGGCGTGACCGGCGGTTTGTATGTGAAGGACGACTCCGGCAACCCGACGCACTCCTTCAAGGACCGGGTCGTCGCCCAGGCGATCGAGGCCGCGCGCGCCTTCGGCTTCACCACGCTCTCCTGCTCCTCCACGGGCAACCTGGCCGGTGCCGTCGGCGCCGCCGCCGCCCGCGCGGGCTTCCGCTCCTGCGTGTTCATCCCGCACGACCTGGAGCAGGGCAAGGTCGTCATGGCCGCGGTCTACGGCGGTGAGCTCGTCGGCATCGAGGGCAACTACGACGATGTGAACCGCTTCTGCTCCGAGCTGATCGGCGACCCGGCCGGCGAGGGCTGGGGCTTCGTCAACGTCAACCTGCGGCCGTACTACGCGGAGGGGTCCAAGACCCTGGCGTACGAGATCTGCGAGCAGCTCGGCTGGCAGCTCCCCGACCAGCTGGTCGTGCCGATCGCCTCCGGCTCGCAGCTCACGAAGATCGACAAGGGGCTCCAGGAGCTGATCAAGCTCGGGCTCGTCGAGGACAAGCCGTACAAGATCTTCGGTGCGCAGGCCGAGGGGTGCTCGCCGGTGTCGGTGGCCTTCAAGGAGGGCCACGACGTCGTCCGCCCGCAGAAGCCGAACACCATCGCCAAGTCGCTGGCCATCGGCAACCCGGCGGACGGGCCGTACGTCCTGGACATCGCCCGTCGTACGGGTGGTGCGGTGGAGGACGTGACGGACGAGCAGGTCGTCGACGCGATCAAGCTCCTCGCCCGGACCGAGGGCATCTTCGCGGAGACCGCCGGTGGTGTGACGGTGGGCGTCACGAAGAAGCTCATCGAGAACGGCGTCCTCGACCCCACGAAGACGACCGTCGTCCTGAACACGGGCGATGGGCTCAAGACCCTTGACGCGGTGGCCGGCACGGGGCTCACGGCCACGATTCGTCCTAGCCTGGATTCGTTCCGCGAGGCCGGGCTCGTTTAG
- a CDS encoding MoaD/ThiS family protein, giving the protein MSVTVRIPTILRTYTGGAAEVAAEGGTLAEVIADLEKNHTGIAARVLDDQGKLRRFVNVYVNDDDVRFEQGLETATPDGAGVSIIPAVAGG; this is encoded by the coding sequence GTGAGCGTCACCGTCCGCATCCCCACCATCCTGCGCACCTACACCGGTGGTGCCGCCGAGGTCGCCGCCGAAGGCGGCACTCTCGCCGAGGTCATCGCTGACCTGGAGAAGAACCACACGGGTATCGCCGCCCGGGTTCTCGACGACCAGGGCAAGCTGCGGCGGTTCGTCAATGTCTACGTCAATGACGATGACGTCCGGTTCGAGCAGGGGCTGGAGACGGCGACGCCCGACGGGGCCGGCGTTTCCATCATTCCGGCCGTCGCCGGCGGCTGA
- a CDS encoding cold-shock protein: protein MAQGTVKWFNAEKGYGFIAVDGGADVFVHYSAIQMDGYRTLEEGQRVEFEISQGQKGPQADMVRVTA from the coding sequence ATGGCTCAGGGCACCGTCAAGTGGTTCAACGCGGAGAAGGGGTACGGCTTCATCGCGGTCGACGGTGGTGCGGATGTTTTCGTCCACTACAGCGCGATCCAGATGGACGGGTACCGCACCCTGGAAGAGGGCCAGCGGGTCGAGTTCGAGATCTCGCAGGGCCAGAAAGGCCCGCAGGCCGACATGGTTCGCGTCACTGCCTGA
- the groL gene encoding chaperonin GroEL (60 kDa chaperone family; promotes refolding of misfolded polypeptides especially under stressful conditions; forms two stacked rings of heptamers to form a barrel-shaped 14mer; ends can be capped by GroES; misfolded proteins enter the barrel where they are refolded when GroES binds), producing MAKIIAFDEEARRGLERGMNQLADAVKVTLGPKGRNVVLEKKWGAPTITNDGVSIAKEIELEDPYEKIGAELVKEVAKKTDDVAGDGTTTATVLAQALVREGLRNVAAGANPMALKRGIEKAVEAVSAALLEQAKDVETKEQIASTASISAADTQIGELIAEAMDKVGKEGVITVEESQTFGLELELTEGMRFDKGYISAYFATDMERMEASLDDPYILIANSKIGSVKDLLPLLEKVMQSGKPLLIIAEDVEGEALSTLVVNKIRGTFKSVAVKAPGFGDRRKAMLNDIAILTGGEVISEEVGLKLENTTLDLLGKARKVVITKDETTIVDGAGSSEQVQGRVNQIRAEIENSDSDYDREKLQERLAKLAGGVAVIKAGAATEVELKERKHRIEDAVRNAKAAVEEGIVAGGGVALLQASQVFEKLELEGDEATGANAVKLALEAPLKQIAVNGGLEGGVVVEKVRGLQVGHGLNAATGEYVDMIAEGIIDPAKVTRSALQNAASIAALFLTTEAVIADKPEKAAAAAPGGMPGGDMDF from the coding sequence ATGGCCAAGATCATCGCGTTCGACGAGGAGGCGCGGCGCGGCCTCGAGCGCGGCATGAACCAGCTCGCGGACGCCGTGAAGGTGACGCTCGGCCCCAAGGGCCGCAACGTCGTCCTCGAGAAGAAGTGGGGCGCCCCCACGATCACCAACGATGGTGTGTCCATCGCCAAGGAGATCGAGCTGGAGGACCCGTACGAGAAGATCGGCGCCGAGCTGGTCAAGGAAGTCGCCAAGAAGACGGACGACGTCGCCGGTGACGGTACGACCACCGCGACCGTGCTCGCCCAGGCGCTGGTCCGCGAGGGCCTGCGCAACGTCGCCGCCGGTGCCAACCCGATGGCCCTGAAGCGCGGTATCGAGAAGGCCGTCGAGGCCGTCTCCGCCGCCCTGCTGGAGCAGGCGAAGGACGTCGAGACCAAGGAGCAGATCGCCTCCACGGCCTCCATCTCCGCCGCCGACACCCAGATCGGCGAGCTGATCGCCGAGGCCATGGACAAGGTCGGCAAGGAAGGCGTCATCACCGTCGAGGAGTCCCAGACCTTCGGTCTGGAGCTGGAGCTCACCGAGGGTATGCGCTTCGACAAGGGCTACATCTCGGCGTACTTCGCCACCGACATGGAGCGTATGGAGGCGTCCCTGGACGACCCGTACATCCTGATCGCCAACTCCAAGATCGGCTCCGTCAAGGACCTGCTCCCGCTGCTGGAGAAGGTCATGCAGTCGGGCAAGCCGCTGCTGATCATCGCCGAGGACGTCGAGGGCGAGGCCCTGTCGACCCTGGTCGTGAACAAGATCCGCGGCACCTTCAAGTCCGTCGCCGTCAAGGCCCCGGGCTTCGGCGACCGCCGCAAGGCGATGCTGAACGACATCGCCATCCTCACCGGCGGCGAGGTCATCTCCGAGGAGGTCGGTCTCAAGCTCGAGAACACGACCCTCGACCTCCTGGGCAAGGCCCGCAAGGTCGTCATCACCAAGGACGAGACCACGATCGTCGACGGCGCCGGCTCCTCGGAGCAGGTCCAGGGCCGGGTCAACCAGATCCGCGCCGAGATCGAGAACAGCGACTCGGACTACGACCGCGAGAAGCTCCAGGAGCGCCTGGCCAAGCTCGCCGGTGGTGTCGCGGTCATCAAGGCCGGTGCCGCCACCGAGGTGGAGCTCAAGGAGCGCAAGCACCGCATCGAGGACGCCGTGCGCAACGCCAAGGCGGCCGTCGAGGAGGGCATCGTCGCCGGTGGTGGCGTGGCCCTGCTCCAGGCCTCCCAGGTGTTCGAGAAGCTGGAGCTCGAGGGTGACGAGGCGACCGGCGCCAACGCCGTGAAGCTCGCGCTGGAGGCCCCGCTCAAGCAGATCGCCGTCAACGGTGGTCTCGAGGGTGGCGTCGTCGTGGAGAAGGTCCGCGGTCTCCAGGTCGGCCACGGCCTGAACGCCGCGACCGGCGAGTACGTCGACATGATCGCCGAGGGCATCATCGACCCGGCGAAGGTGACCCGTTCCGCGCTTCAGAACGCCGCCTCCATCGCCGCGCTGTTCCTCACCACCGAGGCCGTCATCGCCGACAAGCCGGAGAAGGCCGCCGCGGCCGCTCCGGGCGGCATGCCGGGCGGTGACATGGACTTCTGA
- a CDS encoding NADH:flavin oxidoreductase: MTVAASEAASRAAEILSRPTSINGLTVPNRIAMAPMTRMFSPGGVPGEDVVSYYARRAAAGVGLIVTEGTYVGHDSAGQSDRVPRFHGADQLAGWTKVADAVHAAGGTIVPQLWHIGMVREQGQPPFADAPAVGPSGLRIGADEPTGKAMTRQDLDEVIAAFAESAAAAERIGFDGVEIHGAHGYLVDQFLWAGTNRRTDAYGGDPVARTQFGAEIVAAVREKVSADFPVIFRYSQWKQEAYDARLAETPEELDAILAPLAAAGVDAFHASTRRYWVPEFDGSDLNLAGWTKKLTGKPAITVGSVGLDGDFIKAFQGEGAAVGSLDNLLDRMERDEFDLVAVGRALLQDPQWAEKVLAGRVSELAPYDASSLTSLS, from the coding sequence GTGACCGTCGCCGCATCCGAGGCCGCCTCGCGCGCCGCCGAGATCCTCTCCCGCCCGACCTCGATCAACGGCCTGACCGTCCCCAACCGCATCGCCATGGCGCCGATGACCCGGATGTTCTCCCCGGGCGGCGTCCCGGGCGAGGACGTGGTGTCGTACTACGCCCGCCGCGCCGCGGCCGGTGTCGGTCTGATCGTCACCGAGGGCACGTACGTCGGACACGACTCGGCCGGTCAGAGCGACCGGGTGCCCCGCTTCCACGGCGCGGACCAGCTCGCCGGGTGGACGAAGGTCGCCGACGCGGTGCATGCCGCGGGCGGCACGATCGTCCCGCAGCTGTGGCACATCGGAATGGTGCGCGAGCAGGGCCAGCCCCCGTTCGCCGACGCCCCCGCCGTCGGCCCCTCGGGTCTGCGCATCGGCGCCGACGAGCCCACCGGCAAGGCCATGACCCGGCAGGACCTGGACGAGGTCATCGCCGCGTTCGCCGAGTCGGCCGCCGCCGCGGAGCGCATCGGCTTCGACGGCGTCGAGATCCACGGCGCCCACGGCTACCTCGTCGACCAGTTCCTGTGGGCGGGCACCAACCGCCGCACCGACGCCTACGGCGGCGACCCGGTCGCCCGCACCCAGTTCGGCGCGGAGATCGTGGCCGCCGTGCGCGAGAAGGTCTCCGCCGACTTCCCCGTCATCTTCCGCTACTCCCAGTGGAAGCAGGAGGCCTACGACGCCCGCCTCGCCGAGACCCCGGAAGAGCTGGACGCCATCCTCGCCCCGCTCGCCGCGGCCGGTGTCGACGCCTTCCACGCCTCCACCCGCCGCTACTGGGTCCCCGAGTTCGACGGCTCCGACCTGAACCTCGCCGGCTGGACGAAGAAGCTGACCGGCAAGCCCGCCATCACCGTCGGCTCGGTCGGTCTGGACGGCGACTTCATCAAGGCGTTCCAGGGCGAGGGTGCCGCGGTCGGCAGCCTGGACAACCTCCTGGACCGCATGGAGCGCGACGAGTTCGACCTGGTCGCCGTCGGCCGCGCCCTGCTCCAGGACCCGCAGTGGGCGGAGAAGGTCCTGGCCGGCCGGGTGTCCGAGCTGGCCCCGTACGACGCGTCCTCGCTGACCTCCCTCAGCTGA
- a CDS encoding ankyrin repeat domain-containing protein yields MTGRTAHGWDGMSYEGWQDIDDVRRRLDAGADPERWGVGESRPLHRAVDFGSPEVVAELAGRVADVDALEHGVTALWEAVVGRRTEHARALLAAGADPEWVGYGGWTPARLSLAGPEPDLFPDVRGALTDAERAVAEEGRRLISALGEFYYDGLGLACVAGIDAEEAIRRLSATPADPEFLDELLADPLDFDMDESLRIVGVTTVPGGCVVSQPWGYAPQQPVVMRQLSEGTLAYGLYANPKSGNQGCVCRDGEGEGWDLHPGGGPNPEDSPDDVLFSYVYTSNAVAYCLAYAGLRPTDARAVLGPPDHWVELPERDYWAQ; encoded by the coding sequence GTGACAGGGCGGACGGCGCATGGCTGGGACGGCATGAGCTACGAGGGCTGGCAGGACATCGACGACGTACGGCGCCGCCTCGACGCGGGCGCCGATCCGGAGCGGTGGGGCGTCGGGGAGTCCCGGCCGCTGCACCGGGCGGTGGATTTCGGTTCCCCGGAGGTCGTAGCGGAGCTGGCCGGGCGGGTGGCCGACGTGGACGCGCTGGAGCATGGGGTGACCGCGCTGTGGGAGGCGGTCGTCGGCCGCCGTACGGAACATGCGCGTGCCCTGCTCGCCGCCGGGGCGGACCCGGAGTGGGTCGGGTACGGCGGCTGGACACCGGCCCGGCTCAGCCTCGCAGGACCCGAACCGGACCTGTTCCCCGATGTTCGGGGCGCGCTGACGGACGCCGAGCGCGCCGTGGCGGAGGAGGGCCGACGGCTGATATCGGCCCTCGGGGAGTTCTACTACGACGGCCTGGGGCTGGCCTGCGTCGCCGGGATCGACGCCGAGGAGGCGATACGGCGGCTGTCGGCGACCCCTGCGGACCCGGAGTTCCTGGACGAACTGCTGGCGGACCCGCTCGACTTCGACATGGACGAGAGCCTGCGCATCGTCGGCGTGACGACCGTGCCGGGCGGCTGTGTCGTCTCCCAGCCGTGGGGATACGCACCCCAGCAGCCGGTCGTCATGCGGCAGCTGTCCGAGGGCACCCTGGCCTACGGCCTGTACGCCAACCCCAAGAGCGGCAACCAGGGGTGCGTCTGCCGCGACGGCGAGGGCGAGGGCTGGGACCTGCACCCGGGCGGCGGGCCCAACCCGGAGGACAGCCCCGACGATGTCCTGTTCTCGTACGTCTACACCAGCAACGCGGTCGCCTACTGCCTCGCGTACGCCGGTCTGCGCCCGACCGACGCCCGCGCGGTCCTCGGCCCGCCGGACCACTGGGTCGAGTTGCCGGAGCGCGACTACTGGGCGCAATGA
- a CDS encoding PTS transporter subunit EIIC codes for MTTSYDTAAAILPLVGGPANITSVAHCMTRLRLGLADRSLVDEEALRAVPGVLGVVDDDTYQIVLGPGVVARVTSDFEALLTSAGQLTVKGAELKAARKARNATPGKLLLRRLANIFVPLIPALIGCGILAGVNGLLLNLGWLPGLTPALTTLAAAFMSLIAVFVGHNTAKEFGGTPVLGGAVAAVVVYPGVAKVTAFGVTLAPGQGGVLGALTAALLGTYVEKYCRRRMPGTLDVLLTPTLTVLIAGLATLYGLMYAAGEISAAIGTAANWLLSTTGAFAGLVLGGLFLPLVMLGLHQALIPIHTTLIEQQGHTVLLPILAMAGAGQVGAALAVYVRLRHDTSLRTTIRSALPAGLLGVGEPLIYGVSLPLGRPFLTACVGGAAGGAFVGGFAMLGDQVGATAIGPSGWALFPLLAGNGGLWWTAAIYAGGLLTGYAVGFVTTYAFGLRSLPSPSPAE; via the coding sequence GTGACCACCTCGTACGACACCGCGGCCGCGATCCTCCCCCTGGTCGGCGGCCCCGCGAACATCACCTCCGTCGCGCATTGCATGACCCGGCTGCGCCTGGGCCTGGCCGACCGCTCCCTCGTGGACGAGGAGGCGCTGCGGGCGGTGCCCGGGGTGCTCGGGGTGGTCGACGACGACACGTATCAGATCGTGCTGGGGCCGGGGGTGGTCGCACGCGTGACATCGGACTTCGAGGCGCTGCTGACGTCGGCGGGGCAACTGACGGTGAAGGGCGCCGAGTTGAAGGCGGCCCGCAAGGCGCGCAACGCCACCCCGGGCAAGCTGCTCCTGCGCCGCCTCGCCAACATCTTCGTACCGCTCATCCCGGCCCTGATCGGCTGCGGCATCCTGGCCGGGGTCAACGGCCTGCTGCTGAACCTCGGATGGCTCCCCGGCCTGACCCCCGCCCTCACCACCCTCGCCGCCGCCTTCATGTCCCTGATCGCGGTGTTCGTCGGCCACAACACGGCCAAGGAGTTCGGCGGCACCCCCGTGCTGGGCGGGGCCGTCGCGGCGGTCGTGGTGTATCCGGGGGTGGCGAAGGTGACGGCGTTCGGGGTGACCCTCGCCCCCGGCCAGGGCGGGGTGCTCGGCGCACTGACGGCGGCGCTGCTGGGGACGTACGTGGAGAAGTACTGCCGCCGCCGGATGCCGGGCACGCTGGACGTCCTGCTGACCCCCACGCTCACCGTCCTGATCGCGGGCCTCGCCACGCTCTACGGCCTGATGTACGCGGCCGGTGAGATCTCCGCCGCCATCGGCACCGCAGCGAACTGGCTGCTCTCCACGACCGGCGCCTTCGCGGGCCTCGTCCTCGGCGGGCTCTTCCTCCCCCTGGTGATGCTGGGCCTGCACCAGGCCCTGATCCCCATCCACACCACCTTGATCGAACAGCAGGGCCACACCGTCCTGCTCCCCATCCTCGCGATGGCGGGCGCGGGCCAGGTGGGCGCGGCGCTGGCGGTGTACGTCCGGCTGCGCCACGACACCTCGTTGCGTACGACGATCAGGTCCGCGCTCCCGGCCGGGCTGCTGGGAGTGGGCGAGCCGCTGATCTACGGCGTCTCCCTCCCCCTGGGCCGCCCCTTCCTGACGGCCTGTGTGGGCGGCGCTGCGGGCGGCGCCTTCGTGGGCGGCTTCGCGATGCTGGGCGACCAGGTCGGCGCGACGGCGATCGGCCCGTCCGGCTGGGCCCTGTTCCCGCTGCTCGCGGGGAACGGCGGCCTGTGGTGGACGGCCGCCATCTACGCCGGCGGCCTGCTGACGGGCTACGCGGTGGGCTTCGTGACGACGTACGCCTTCGGCCTCAGGAGTCTTCCGTCCCCGTCGCCTGCTGAGTGA